From Carettochelys insculpta isolate YL-2023 chromosome 22, ASM3395843v1, whole genome shotgun sequence, one genomic window encodes:
- the LOC142024742 gene encoding uncharacterized protein LOC142024742, with the protein MEPAQMAVSFEEVAVYFTPGQGALLGPAQRALYRAVMQENYQAVTSLGFPILKPELIAQLERGEEPWVSDLQAGAEREIPRGAGAAADERVNEKEEGNKQQDVPGAMEPEQTLVGRAEGDFSRCWEQGAAWGNWPRSERLLGNPPLKQLAESVKCGDGGKDPTAQQTNPKEEKRYEWLSDRNRFILRPQQTAVPTVGPGEKPPQCLELGERFIDGSDLHNPGRSKRGEKQPQCLVGGNSLNCKSVVIPQERRSTGERPHKCLQCDKTFIKRSALLYHQAIHTGERPHKCSDCGKSFIQKSRLVSHQTIHTGDSPHKCLECGKCFTQRSILLTHQAVHTGERPHKCLDCGKSFMQKSVLLKHQAVHTGERPHKCLECGKCFKQKTILVSHRKIHKGDRPHKCLDCDKSYIKRSDLINHQANHTGERPHKCLDCGKSFIQRSHLINHQAIHTGERPYQCSDCGKSFIRRFNLVSHEKIHTGEKPHKCLVCGKSFRVRSCLVTHQVVHTGERSHKCLECGKCFTQRSTLRTHQALHTGERPHKCLECGKNFIRRSELLKHQVIHTRDRLYKCLDCGKSFLWKSVLVSHQKIHRGDSPHKCLECGKCFTQKSILLIHQAIHTGERPHKCQVCGKSFLKMSAVIKHQTIHTGERPCKGLDSDKSFMKRSAHINHEAAHSGERPHRCSDCGKSFVRKSSLVSHQNIHTGEKPHKCLECGKCFTQRSTLLTHQAMHKGERPHKCSDCGKSFIKRSVLINHQATHTGERPHKCSDCGKGFIQKSRLLSHQKIHTGDRPHKCLECGKCFTQRSILLTHQAIHAGERPHTCLDCGKSFMHKSSLIKHQAVHTGERPHKCLDCDKSYIKRSELINHQAVHTGQRPHKCSDCGKSFIQRSALINHQAIHTGERPHTCFECGKSFIHRSDLIKHQVIHSGERPHQCSDCGKSFIRRSNLVSHQKIHTGDRPHKCFVCGKSFISRSCLVKHKAVHTGEKPHKCLSCGKAFTQKSVLVSHQAIHTGERPHKCLECGKCFTQRSTLHTHQAVHTGERPHKCLDCGKNFIRRSQLLKHQKMHTGDRLHQCLDCGKSFIKRSELINHQAVHMGETP; encoded by the exons atggAGCCAGCTCAG ATGGCGGTGAGcttcgaggaggtggctgtgtatttcaccccggggcagggggcgctgctgggccccgctcagagagccctctacagggccgTCATGCAGGAGAACTACCAGGCGGTGACCTCGCTGG GGTTCCCCATTCTCAAACCGGAGCTGATCGCCCAGCTGGAGCGAGGGGAAGAGCCGTGGGTGTCCGATCTCCAGGCCGGGGCGGAAAGAGAGATCCCGAGAGGAGCTGGCGCAG CAGCTGATGAGCGAGTGaatgagaaggaggaggggaataAACAGCAGGACGTCCCTGGGGCAATGGAACCAGAGCAGACCTTGGTGGGAAGAGCTGAAGGGGACTTTTCCCGGTGCTGGGaacagggagcagcctggggaaaTTGGCCCAGGTCGGAGAGGCTGCTGGGAAACCCCCCATTGAAGCAACTGGCTGAATCTGTTAAATGTGGGGACGGAGGCAAAGATCCCACAGCCCAGCAGACAAACCCCAAGGAAGAGAAACGCTATGAATGGCTCAGTGACAGGAACAGATTCATTCTGAGACCACAGCAGACTGCAGTTCCAACAGTAGGTCCTGGAGAGAAACCTCCTCAGTGCTTGGAGCTTGGGGAGAGATTCATTGATGGCTCAGATCTCCATAACCCTGGCAGAAGTAAAAGGGGAGAGAAACAGCCTCAGTGCCTTGTGGGAGGGAACAGTTTGAATTGCAAGTCAGTCGTGATTCCACAAGAGAGACGATCTACAGGAGAGAGGCCCCATAAGTGCCTACAGTGTGATAAAACTTTCATAAAGAGATCAGCGCTGCTATATCATCAGGCAATCCACACGGGAGAAAGACCCCATAAGTGCTCAGATTGTGGAAAGAGTTTCATTCAGAAGTCTCGCCTTGTTTCACATCAGACCATCCACACAGGGGACAGCCCCCATAAGTGCTTGGAATGTGGGAAATGTTTCACACAGAGGTCAATCCTTCTTACCCATCAGGCAGTCCACACTGGAGAGAGACCCCATAAATGCTTGGACTGTGGAAAGAGTTTCATGCAAAAGTCAGTGCTCCTTAAACACCAGGctgtccacacaggagagagaccccataAGTGTTTAGAGTGTGGAAAGTGTTTCAAACAGAAGACAATCCTTGTTTCTCATCGGAAAATCCACAAAGGAGACAGACCCCATAAGTGCTTAGACTGTGATAAGAGTTACATAAAGAGATCAGATCTTATAAATCATCAGGCAAACCACACAGGTGAGAGACCTCATAAATGCTTAGACTGTGGAAAGAGTTTCATACAGAGGTCACACCTCATAAACcatcaggccatccacacaggagaAAGACCCTATCAGTGCtcagactgtgggaaaagtttcattcGGCGGTTCAACCTTGTTTCACATGagaaaatccacacaggagaaaaaCCCCATAAGTGCTTAgtctgtgggaaaagtttcagagtAAGGTCATGCCTTGTGACACATCAAGTcgtccacacaggagagagatcCCATAAATGTTTGGAATGTGGGAAATGTTTTACACAGAGATCAACCCTTCGTACACATCAAGCTCTTCACACTGGGGAGAGACCCCATAAgtgcttggagtgtgggaaaaatTTCATAAGGAGATCTGAGCTTCTGAAACATCAGGTAATACACACCAGAGACCGACTCTATAAGTGCTTAGACTGTGGAAAAAGTTTCTTATGGAAGTCAGTTCTTGTTTCTCATCAGAAAATCCACAGAGGGGACAGCCCCCATAAGTGCTTGGAATGTGGGAAATGTTTCACACAGAAGTCTATCCTTCTTATTCATCAGGCAATACACACCGGGGAGAGACCCCATAAGTGCCAAGTCTGTGGAAAGAGTTTCCTGAAAATGTCAGCAGTCATTAAACATCAGACcattcacacaggagagagaccctgtAAGGGCTTAGACAGTGATAAGAGTTTCATGAAGAGATCAGCCCATATAAATCATGAGGCAGCCCACTCAGGAGAAAGACCCCATAGGTGCTCAGACTGTGGAAAAAGTTTCGTTCGGAAGTCCAGCCTTGTTTCACATCAGAATATCCACACAGGAGAAAAACCGCATAAGTGCTTAGAGTGTGGGAAATGTTTCACACAGAGGTCCACCCTTCTAACACATCAGGCAATGCACAAGGGAGAGAGACCCCATAAGTGCTCAGACTGTGGAAAGAGTTTCATAAAGAGATCAGTCCTCATAAACCATCAGGCCACACACACAGGGGAGAGACCCCATAAGTGCTCAGACTGTGGGAAAGGTTTCATACAAAAGTCTCGCCTTCTGTCACATCagaaaatccacacaggagaCAGACCTCATAAGTGCTTGGAGTGCGGGAAATGTTTCACACAGAGGTCAATACTCCTTACTCATCAGGCCATACACGCTGGAGAGAGACCCCATACATGCCTAGACTGTGGCAAAAGTTTTATGCACAagtcatccctcattaaacatcAAGCcgtccacacaggagagagacctcaTAAGTGCTTAGACTGTGACAAAAGTTACATAAAGAGATCAGAGCTTATCAACCATCAGGCAGTCCACACAGGACAGAGACCCCATAAGTGCTCTGACTGTGGAAAGAGTTTCATACAAAGATCAGCCCTCATAAACCATCAAGCAATCCACACAGGTGAGAGACCTCATACATGCTTTGAATGTGGAAAGAGTTTCATACACAGGTCTGACCTCATAAAGCATCAGGTCATCCACTCAGGAGAAAGACCCCATCAGTGCtcagactgtgggaaaagtttcattcGGAGGTCCAACCTTGTTTCACACCAGAAAATCCACACCGGAGACAGACCCCATAAGTGTTTTGTCTGTGGGAAAAGTTTTATATCAAGGTCATGCCTTGTTAAACACAAGGCCGTCCACACCGGAGAGAAACCCCACAAGTGCTTAAGCTGTGGAAAAGCTTTCACACAGAAATCAGTACTTGTTTCCcatcaggccatccacacaggagagagaccccataAATGCTTGGAATGTGGGAAATGTTTTACACAGAGGTCAACCCTTCATACGCATCAGGCTGTCCACACAGGTGAGAGACCCCATAAGTGCTTGGACTGTGGGAAAAATTTCATAAGGAGATCTCAGCTTCTTAAACATCAGAAAATGCACACAGGAGACAGACTCCACCAGTGCTTAGACTGTGGTAAGAGTTTCATAAAGAGATCAGAACTCATAAATCATCAAGCTGTCCACATGGGAGAGACCCCATAA
- the LOC142024800 gene encoding uncharacterized protein LOC142024800 translates to MAVSFEEVAVYFTPGQGALLGPAQRALYRAVMQENYQAVTSLGFPVPKPELIARLERGEDPWVSDLQAGEERDILRGTCTGGNGQRSRLGNEGKTGDEQASEKQEVNEQQDMPGAMEPEGSLVGRAEGDFSHCLEQGAAWGNWPRSEMQQEYPSRKQLSEPMKCEEGDKDPTAQQTKPKEEKHHEWLRNGNSFILRPQRAVGPGDKPPQCLELAERFTNGSGVNNPGRIQRTEKSSQYLDEGNSLNGKSARIKQERGYTREGPHKCSDCGKDFIQKSGLKKHQAIHTGERPYKCSDCGKSFIQKSHLVSHQAIHRGDSPHKCLECGKCFTQRSNLLTHQAIHTGERPHKCSDCGKSFIQKSAFTIHQAIHTGERPHKCLECGKSFIQKTVLLSHQKIHTGERPHKCLDCNKTYIRRSHLIKHQATHRGERPHKCLDCGKSFTERSTFLTHQALHTGDRPHKCLACGKSFIRVCHLVSHQRSHTGERPHKCLVCGKSFMLRSGLVTHQAIHTGEKPHKCLICGKAFTQKSALVSHQTVHTGERPHKCLECGKCFTRKSTLRTHQVVHTGEGTSQSAETVGKVS, encoded by the exons ATGGCGGTGAGcttcgaggaggtggctgtgtatttcaccccggggcagggggcgctgctgggccccgctcagagagccctctacagggccgTCATGCAGGAGAACTACCAGGCGGTGACCTCGCTGG GGTTCCCTGTTCCCAAACCAGAGCTGATCGCCCGGCTGGAACGAGGGGAAGACCCGTGGGTGTCCGATCTCCAGGCTGGGGAAGAAAGAGACATTCTTAGAGGCACCTGCACAGGTGGTAACGGACAGAGAAGCCGTCTGGGGAATGAAGGAAAAA caggtGATGAGCAAGCGAGTGAGAAGCAGGAGGTGAATGAACAGCAGGACATGCCTGGGGCAATGGAACCAGAGGGGTCCTTGGTGGGAAGAGCTGAAGGGGACTTTTCCCACTGCTTGGaacagggagcagcctggggaaaTTGGCCCAGATCAGAGATGCAGCAGGAATACCCCTCAAGGAAGCAACTGTCTGAACCTATGAAATGTGAGGAAGGAGACAAGGATCCCACCGCCCAGCAGACAAAGCCCAAGGAAGAGAAACACCATGAATGGCTCAGGAATGGGAACAGCTTCATTCTGAGACCACAGCGAGCTGTGGGCCCTGGAGACAAACCTCCTCAGTGCTTGGAGCTTGCGGAGAGATTCACTAACGGCTCAGGTGTTAATAACCCTGGGAGAATCCAAAGGACAGAGAAAAGCTCTCAATACCTGGATGAAGGGAACAGTTTGAATGGGAAGTCAGCACGGATTAAACAAGAGAGAGGATACACACGAGAGGGACCGCATAAGTGCTCAGACTGTGGGAAAGATTTCATACAGAAGTCAGGCCTCAAAAAGCATCAGGCAATTCACACTGGAGAAAGACCTTACAAGTGCTCAGACTGTGGAAAGAGTTTCATCCAGAAGTCTCACCTGGTTTCGCATCAGGCCATCCACAGAGGAGACAGCCCCCATAAGTGCTTGGAATGTGGGAAATGTTTCACACAGAGGTCAAACCTTCTTACCCATCAGGCCATACACACCGGAGAGAGACCCCATAAGTGCTCGGACTGTGGAAAGAGTTTCATTCAAAAGTCAGCCTTCACTATACATCAGGCcattcacacaggagagagaccccataAGTGTTTAGAGTGTGGAAAAAGTTTCATACAGAAGACAGTCCTTCTTTCCCATCAGAAAATCCACACAGGCGAGAGACCCCATAAGTGCTTAGACTGTAATAAGACTTACATAAGGAGATCACACCTTATAAAGCATCAGGCAACTCACAGAGGAGAGAGACCTCATAAATGCTTAGACTGTGGAAAGAGTTTCACAGAGAGGTCAACTTTTCTCACACATCAAGCATTACACACTGGAGATAGACCTCATAAGTGCTTAGCCTGTGGAAAGAGTTTCATACGGGTGTGCCACCTGGTTTCACACCagagaagccacacaggagaaAGACCCCACAAGTGCTTAgtctgtgggaaaagtttcatgTTGAGGTCAGGCCTTGTCACACATCAGGCcatccacactggagagaaaccccaCAAGTGCTTAATCTGTGGAAAAGCTTTCACACAAAAATCAGCCCTTGTTTCACATCAGACTgttcacacaggagagagaccccataAGTGTTTGGAATGTGGGAAATGTTTTACACGGAAGTCGACACTTCGTACGCATCAAGTAGTCCACACGGGGGAAGGGACCTCACAAAGTGCTGAAACCGTGGGAAAAGTTTCCTAA
- the LOC142024745 gene encoding uncharacterized protein LOC142024745, whose product MAVSFEEVAVYFTPGQGALLGPAQRALYRAVMQENYQAVTSLGFPIPKPELITQLERGEEPWVSDLQAREEREILRGAGTGDERASKKQEGNKQQDVPGAMEPEGTLVGRAEGDLSQWWEQGAAWGNWPRSERLPGNPPRKQLTESIKYGEGDKDPTAQQTNPREEDHDECLGDGNSFVLRPQQIAIQTVGPREKLPWCLELGETFANGSDLHNAKRSEMGEKHPQCLGRENTLSGKSALVAHEKRYMGERSHTCSQCGKGFLRRSDFKKHQAIHTGERPHKCLYCAKSFVQKSHLVSHQRIHTGDSPHKCLECGKCFTQRSNLLTHQAIHTGERPHKCTDCGKSFIQKSALVGHRAIHTGERPHKCLECGKSFIQKSSLVSHQRIHTGERPHTCLDCGKSYINISDLLKHQATHTLERPHKCLDCGKSFIQRSNLISHQAIHTGERPHKCLDCGKSFTERSTLRTHQALHTGERPHKCLECGKSFIRACNLVSHQKIHTGDRPHKCFVCGKSFISRSCLVKHEAVHTGEKPHKCLICGKAFTQKSALVSHEVVHTGERPHKCLECGKSFTQRSTLRTHQAIHTGERPHKCLDCGKSFISRSDLLKHQETHTGERPHQCLDCGKSFIRVSNLVSHQKIHTGEKLHKCLDCGKSFVKRPYLINHQRIHTGEKPHKCPDCGKSFLRRSYLVSHQKIHTGDRPHKCLECGKCFLQRSTLLTHQALHTGERPHKCLDCGKCFIKRSCLINHQRIHTGEKPHKCSDCGKSFIWRSNLLSHEKIHRGGRPHKCLVCGKTFKWRSGLVTHQAIHTAEKPHKCFICGKAFTQKPALISHQAVHTGERSHPCLECGKCFTQRSALLTHQAVHTRARFHKCSDCGKSFMWRSALILHQRIHTGEKPHKCLDCGKSFRSRSNLVSHEKIHTAERPHECKVCGNSFKWRSVLVSHQKIHMEEKFPMEISPDLT is encoded by the exons ATGGCGGTGAGcttcgaggaggtggctgtgtatttcaccccggggcagggggcgctgctgggccccgctcagagagccctctacagggccgTCATGCAGGAGAACTACCAGGCGGTGACCTCGCTGG GGTTCCCCATTCCCAAACCGGAGCTGATCACCCAGCTGGAGCGAGGGGAAGAGCCGTGGGTGTCTGATCTCCAGGCCAGGGAGGAAAGAGAGATCCTGAGAGGCGCCGGCACAG gtgatGAGCGAGCGAGCAAGAAGCAGGAGGGGAATAAACAGCAGGACGTCCCTGGGGCAATGGAACCAGAGGGGACCTTGGTGGGAAGAGCTGAAGGGGATTTGTCCCAGTGGTGGGaacagggagcagcctggggaaaTTGGCCCAGGTCGGAGAGGCTGCCGGGAAACCCCCCAAGGAAGCAACTGACTGAATCTATTAAATATGGGGAAGGAGACAAGGATCCCACCGCCCAGCAGACAAACCCCAGGGAGGAGGATCACGATGAGTGTCTCGGTGATGGGAACAGCTTCGTTCTGAGACCACAGCAGATTGCAATTCAGACAGTAGGACCTAGAGAAAAACTTCCTTGGTGCTTGGAGCTTGGGGAGACATTCGCGAATGGCTCAGATCTTCATAACGCCAAGAGGAGCGAAATGGGAGAAAAGCACCCTCAATGCCTTGGGAGAGAGAACACTTTGAGTGGGAAGTCAGCACTGGTTGCCCATGAGAAAAGGTACATGGGAGAGAGATCCCACACATGCTCCCAATGTGGAAAAGGTTTCCTACGCAGATCAGACTTCAAAAAGCATCAGGCAATTCACACAGGGGAAAGACCCCATAAGTGCTTATACTGTGCAAAGAGTTTTGTACAGAAGTCTCACCTTGTTTcacatcagagaatccacacggGGGACAGCCCCCATAAGTGCTTGGAATGTGGGAAATGTTTCACACAGAGGTCAAATCTTCTTACCCATCAGGCCATACACACCGGGGAGAGACCCCATAAGTGCACCGACTGTGGAAAGAGTTTCATACAGAAATCGGCTCTCGTGGGCCATCGGGCCATTCACACAGGAGAGAGGCCCCATAAGTGCTTAgaatgtgggaaaagtttcatacAGAAGTCTAGCCTTGTTTcgcatcagagaatccacacaggagagagaccccataCATGCTTAGACTGTGGTAAGAGTTACATAAATATTTCAGACCTTCTAAAGCATCAGGCAACCCATACATTAGAGAGACCTCATAAGTGCTTAGACTGTGGAAAGAGTTTCATACAGAGGTCAAACCTCATAAGCcatcaggccatccacacaggGGAAAGACCTCATAAATGCTTAGACTGTGGAAAAAGTTTCACAGAGAGGTCAACCCTTCGTACTCATCAGGCATTACACACTGGAGAGAGACCCCATAAGTGCTTAGAATGTGGAAAGAGTTTCATACGGGCGTGCAACCTTGTTTCACACCagaaaatccacacaggagaCAGACCCCATAAGTGTTTTGTCTGTGGGAAAAGTTTTATATCAAGGTCATGCCTTGTTAAACATGAGGCTGTCCACACTGGCGAAAAACCCCACAAGTGCTTAATCTGTGGAAAAGCTTTCACACAGAAATCAGCCCTTGTTTCACATGAGGTCGTCCACACAGGAGAAAGACCCCATAAATGCTTGGAATGTGGGAAATCTTTCACGCAGAGATCAACACTTCGTACTCATCAAGCCATTCATACCGGAGAGAGACCTCACAAGTGCTTAGATTGTGGGAAAAGTTTTATAAGTAGGTCTGATCTTCTTAAACATCAGGAAACGCACACTGGAGAGAGACCCCACCAGTGCTTAGACTGTGGAAAAAGTTTCATACGGGTGTCCAACCTTGTTTCACATCagaaaatccacacaggagagaaactccATAAGTGCTTAGACTGTGGAAAGAGTTTTGTAAAGAGGCCATACCTCATAAACCATCaaagaatccacacaggagaaaaaCCCCATAAGTGCCCAGATTGTGGAAAGAGTTTCCTACGGAGGTCATACCTAGTTTCACATCAGAAGATTCACACAGGAGACAGACCCCATAAGTGCTTGGAATGTGGGAAATGTTTCTTACAGAGGTCAACCCTTCTTACACATCAGGCATTACACACTGGAGAGAGACCCCATAAGTGCTTAGACTGTGGAAAGTGCTTCATAAAGAGGTCATGCCTCATAAaccatcagagaatccacacaggagaaaaaCCCCATAAGTGCtcagactgtgggaaaagtttcatcTGGAGATCTAACCTTTTATCACATGAGAAAATCCACAGAGGAGGAAGACCCCATAAGTGCTTAGTCTGTGGGAAAACTTTCAAGTGGAGGTCAGGCCTTGTTACGCATCAGGCCATCCACACTGCAGAGAAACCCCACAAGTGCTTTATCTGTGGAAAAGCTTTCACACAGAAACCAGCTCTTATATCACATCAGGCcgtccacacaggagagagatcCCATCCATGCTTGGAATGTGGGAAATGTTTTACACAGAGATCCGCTCTTCTTACTCATCAAGCAGTCCACACCAGAGCAAGATTCCATAAGTGCTcggactgtgggaaaagtttcatgTGGAGATCAGCCCTCATTTtacatcagagaatccacactggagagaaaccccatAAGTGCttagactgtgggaaaagcttcaggtCGAGGTCCAACCTTGTTTCACATGAGAAAATCCACACAGCAGAAAGACCCCATGAATGTAAAGTGTGTGGGAATAGTTTCAAATGGAGATCGGTCCTTGTTAGTCATCAGAAAATCCATATGGAAGAAAAGTTTCCAATGGAGATCAGTCCTGATTTGACATGA
- the LOC142024972 gene encoding uncharacterized protein LOC142024972, with translation MAVSFEEVAVYFTPGQGALLGPAQRALYRAVMQENYQAVTSLGFPVPKPELIARLERGEEPWVSDLQAREGREIPGGASAAGDERASEKQEGNEQQEVPGALEPEGTLVRRAEGDLSQCWEQGAAWGKWPRSEKLLGYSSLKQLAESVKCEDRDKDPTAQQTNHKEEKHHEWLSDGNSFILRPHLIAVPTVGPREKPQCLELGGTFTDGSDFHNLGRSQRGDKRPLCLEGGKSLNLKSALITPEPRYTGERPYTCTDCGKSFILKPHLVSHQKIHTGERPHKCSDCGKDFLHKHHLVSHQKTHTGERPYKCADCGKSFLRKYHLVSHQTIHTGERPHKCLECGKCFTRRSNLLTHQAIHTREKLHKFSVFGGNSFLQNSFLINHEAVHPRERPHKCLECGKSFIRRSHLVSHEKIHTAERPHKCLECGKSFKWRSGLVKHQAIHGREKPHKCLICGKAFTHKSALVSHQAIHTGEKPHKCLECGKCFIQRSALLIHQTVHIRERLHNCLDCGKSFKWRSALVSHQRIHTGERPHKCLDCGKSFIRRSYLVSHKKIHTAERPHKCVECGKSFKWRSYLVSHEKIHTAERPHKCVECGKSFILRSGLLKHQAVHTGERPYKCLDCGKSFTHRSYLISHEKIHTAERPHKCLECGKSFKWRSYLVSHEKIHTAERPHKCIDCGKSFIWRSGLVQHQAVHTGEKPHKCVICGKGFTQKSALVSHQAVHTGEKSHKCLECGKCFTQKSALVIHQAVHTTERPHTCLDCGKSFKWRSALGSHQRLHTGERPHKCSDCGKSFIWRSALVSHERIHTGERPRECLAWEKFQMEVLPCFTQENPHSRKIV, from the exons ATGGCGGTGAGcttcgaggaggtggctgtgtatttcaccccggggcagggggcgctgctgggccccgctcagagagccctctacagggccgTCATGCAGGAGAACTACCAGGCGGTGACCTCGCTGG GGTTCCCTGTTCCCAAACCAGAGCTGATCGCCCGGCTGGAGCGAGGGGAAGAGCCGTGGGTGTCTGATCTCCAggccagggagggaagagagatcCCAGGAGGTGCCAGCGCAG CAGGTGATGAGCGAGCGAGTGAGAAGCAGGAGGGGAATGAACAGCAGGAGGTTCCTGGGGCACTGGAACCAGAGGGGACCTTGGTGAGAAGAGCTGAAGGGGATTTGTCCCAGTGCTGGGaacagggagcagcctggggaaagtggcccaggTCGGAGAAGCTGCTGGGATACTCCTCTTTGAAGCAACTGGCTGAATCTGTTAAATGTGAGGACAGAGACAAGGATCCCACAGCCCAGCAGACAAACCACAAGGAAGAGAAACACCATGAATGGCTCAGTGATGGGAACAGCTTCATTCTGAGACCACACCTGATTGCAGTTCCAACAGTAGGTCCTAGAGAGAAACCTCAATGCTTGGAGCTTGGGGGGACATTCACTGATGGCTCAGATTTTCATAACCTCGGGAGAAGCCAAAGGGGAGATAAACGCCCTCTGTGCCTTGAGGGAGGGAAGAGTTTGAATTTGAAGTCAGCTCTCATTACACCTGAGCCAAGgtacacaggagagagaccctataCGTGCACTGACTGTGGAAAAAGTTTCATCCTTAAGCCTCATCTTGTTTCACATCAGAAAATCCACACAGGGGAGAGGCCCCATAAGTGCTCAGACTGTGGAAAAGATTTCCTACATAAGCATCATCTTGTTTCACATCAGAAAACCCACACAGGGGAGAGACCCTATAAGTGTGCAGACTGTGGAAAGAGTTTCCTACGTAAGTATCATCTTGTTTCGCATCAGACCATCCACACAGGGGAGAGACCCCATAAGTGCCTGGAATGTGGGAAATGTTTCACCCGCAGGTCAAACCTTCTTACCCATCAGGCCATACACACCAGAGAGAAACTCCATAAGTTCTCAGTGTTCGGTGGAAATAGTTTCTTACAGAATTCATTTCTCATTAATCATGAGGCCGTCCACCCAAGAGAGAGACCCCATAAGTGTTtagagtgtgggaaaagtttcatacGGAGGTCCCACCTTGTTTCACACGAGAAAATCCACACTGCAGAAAGACCCCATAAGTGCTtagagtgtgggaaaagtttcaaatGGAGGTCAGGCCTTGTTAAACATCAGGCCATCCATGGCAGAGAGAAACCCCACAAGTGCTTAATCTGTGGAAAAGCTTTCACGCACAAATCAGCCCTTGTTTCAcatcaggccatccacacaggagagaaaccccatAAATGCTTGGAATGTGGGAAATGTTTTATTCAGAGGTCAGCCCTTCTTATTCATCAGACAGTCCATATCAGAGAGAGACTCCATAACTGCttagactgtgggaaaagtttcaaatGGAGATCGGCCCTTGTTTcacatcagagaatccacacaggagagagaccccataAGTGCTTAGACTGTGGAAAAAGTTTCATACGGAGGTCCTACCTTGTATCACACAAGAAAATCCACACAGCAGAAAGACCCCATAAGTGCGtagagtgtgggaaaagtttcaaatGGAGGTCCTACCTTGTATCACATGAGAAAATTCACACTGCAGAAAGACCCCATAAGTGTGtagagtgtgggaaaagtttcatttTGCGGTCCGGCCTTTTAAAACATCAGGCTGTCCACACTGGAGAGAGACCCTATAAATGCttagactgtgggaaaagttttacACACAGGTCCTACCTTATTTCACACGAGAAAATCCACACAGCAGAAAGACCCCAtaaatgcttggagtgtgggaaaagcttcaaatGGAGGTCCTACCTTGTATCACATGAGAAAATCCACACAGCAGAAAGACCCCATAAGTGCatagactgtgggaaaagtttcatatGGCGGTCAGGCCTTGTCCAACATCAGGCcgtccacactggagagaaaccccaCAAGTGTGTAATCTGCGGGAAAGGTTTCACACAGAAATCAGCCCTTGTTTCACATCAGGCcgtccacacaggagagaaatcccataaatgcttggagtgtgggaaatGTTTTACGCAGAAGTCAGCCCTTGTTATTCATCAAGCAGTCCACACCACAGAGAGACCTCATACCTGTttagactgtgggaaaagtttcaaatGGAGATCAGCCCTTGGTTCACATCAGAGGCTCCACACAGGGGAGAGACCCCATAAGTGCTcggactgtgggaaaagtttcatatGGAGGTCAGCCCTTGTTTCACATgagagaattcacacaggagagagaccccgtGAGTGCTTAGCCTGGGAAAAGTTTCAAATGGAGGTTCTACCTTGTTTCACTCAAGAAAATCCACACAGCAGAAAGATCGTATAA